A stretch of Lathyrus oleraceus cultivar Zhongwan6 chromosome 6, CAAS_Psat_ZW6_1.0, whole genome shotgun sequence DNA encodes these proteins:
- the LOC127096121 gene encoding bifunctional riboflavin biosynthesis protein RIBA 1, chloroplastic, whose product MARVGRWNSCISNALGLICRCDCGNQLALAMQQIEAAGRGVLVYLRGHEGRGIGLGHKLRAYNLQDDGRDTVEANEELGLPVDSREYGIGAQILRDLGVQSMKLMTNNPSKYIGLKGYGLTVSGRIPLLTLITSENKRYLETKRVKMGHIYGTEHNSANVKTVSVEDSNLNGVTSL is encoded by the exons ATGGCAAGAG TTGGGAGGTGGAATAGCTGCATTTCCAATGCTTTGGGATTGATCTGCAGATGTGACTGTGGAAATCAGCTTGCACTTGCAATGCAACAGATTGAGGCAGCCGGTAGAGGTGTACTTGTATATTTACGCGGACATGAAGGTAGGGGTATTGGATTGGGCCACAAGCTCCGTGCTTATAACCTACAGGATGATGGGCGCGATACCGTAGAAGCCAATGAGGAGTTGGGATTGCCTGTTGACTCTAGGGAGTATGGCATTGGTGCGCAG ATACTGAGGGATCTAGGTGTTCAATCTATGAAGTTGATGACTAACAATCCATCCAAATATATTGGTCTCAAAGGTTATGGTTTAACTGTTTCTGGTAGGATCCCATTGTTAACTCTTATCACTTCGGAGAACAAGAGATATTTGGAGACAAAACGTGTGAAAATGGGCCACATCTATGGCACGGAACATAACAGTGCCAATGTTAAAACCGTTAGTGTTGAAGATTCAAATTTAAACGGAGTTACCAGCCTTTGA